The sequence CTGCATAGGAAGCAATCTGTTTGTTTATAACATAATCTACCTTCTTTTTAGTAACTTTTTAGTAATTAGGCACTTAGCGCTTCAAAACATGCACAAAATATGCTACACTACCCGAAGGGCTCTTTTTGATCAGCTTGTATTTTAGGGTTCTTCTCTAtcaccttctctttttcctgtcaGTCAGCATGTCACCTCTTAATTACCCACTCACATTTCTTCTGATGCTGTTACTAAAAGGCTGCTGCATAAACTAAATGATCAGGTGCTCCACACTTCCTTGCTGCTGGCCAATCTGTCCCTCCAACAAAGTAACTCCCTCAGTGAAGACAAAACCGAGGACATTGCCATTCTTTAGAGGCAGGTGAGCAACAGGTTGCTGGAAGACCTCGTGCCTAGAGCAACACGTGAGCATTTCACCCAAGGCCCACCCAGCTGCAACACTTCGCAACCTTTCTGCAGATGTAACTAAAATACTGCCAGATAcccagaagagcagaaaggggCCATAAACACTAGATGAGAAACCAAGGAGAGAATCTGAAAGTGGAAACCTGTGGGATGAGGAAGTATGAAAGCAGAGTAGATCTCACTGTAGCCAGCAttaaagagagggagagaaagaaagaagagtaacatgagaaaatacagaaaggagTGATACTACTTGTAGGCAGCAAAGGGCTGGACAAGACCACTGGGACTATCAGACTTCAAAGGTATAAGATTAAACGCATAGGACAGGAATGGGAAGCTTAAAAAAAGGAGTTTTGTATGGACAGCAgaggtgaaaaagaaacaggaaagaatgCAGCAGACAATacagctgcagagatgcagaCATTACACAACTAGGTAAATCAGGAATTAAGGCTGAATCCTTATTCACAGACCCTACGTAAAGGATTATTCACGTAGTGTAACCTGTTTCTCTGATATAGTGGCAAATAAAGCATCATGAACTAAGATGTGTGTAACTACCTGAATTAATTGCCTCTGtaaaaaatagtcttttttaAGTATAATTAAAGTTTGTAGCACCAGCAGAGCGTGATGTTTACTGTTgtcaagaaaaaatacacactgaacagatgattttttttccttgacagtTTTCCCACACATGGTGAAAAAGCTGAATACAGGCCTGCACGTGATGATTATAATGTTCCTCTGTGTggccattttcttttctctggtcAGTTTTGGATTCTGCATTCTTAACGCAATAAAAGTTCCTTACCGGGCTATTAAAGGTCCAGCAGGAGTAGGCCTTTGGAACTTCCTTGCAGGTAAAATAATTTACCAGTATTTTACACCAGTCACATTCATACAAAATGTTAAAAGTTCCTTCTCTTGCCTTCCTAAGTATTTACTTGACTTCAATACTTGTCAATAAAATGAAGTTAGGAGTGAATTCTCATCTATCAAAACGGAACTGTCAGGTGGCATCTTGGCTAACTGTGTCTAGTCAACTTCTTACAGGAGCTACCAACGCCAGTCTTTAGGCACTGTATCACTGATAAAAGGGCTTTATTACAAACGCTGGTATGGCGTTTGGCCCTACACTAAAGGGTGAGCATTTTGAAGGCGCTTAAGCCATGCCCAAGTCTACCCCCGCTCTGTATAGCGCTCACCGCTGTTTGCAGTAAAGCCTTCTGAAGCCCAACCaaaatgtctgtcttgttttgACAACAATGGTGAAtacttctttcattttgttgcaGGTGGATTTATAGTACTTGCAGTCACCAGCTTTATGGCTGCTGTGAAACTTCATCAGCTCACAGAAAGAATTGCCAATTTTCGGGAAAATGCCTTTCAATTTGTTATCTTAGAAGAAGAGTTTGAAGActgtttttgggtttgtgtggcaagtGCCACAGCACATGCAGTGAATTTGCTGCTAGTAGCCATTAGTGGGATTAATTTCCCTAAAATTAAGACTAAAACAGAAGAAGCAAATGTTACAGCAGAAGATATCATGTACTGATAAATCTACACAAAACTACTCTGATCAAGTCAGGATAGAAACAGCTTCTTGACTCTTCAGCTTTTGATTTGGATGGAtgattttggtttaaaaatgaGCGAAGATGTCAGTCTACAATATCAGCCATTAACATGTGTGGGAAAGTGGGACAAATGCTACATCATTATTCTCAAAACTAACCTACACCTGCAGTGAATATATGCTCTTCGCAGTTTTTagaaatttcacattttgaGATCTTTTGGAAAACTAAAGTGAAATAGGATTTCATTGAAAGCAAGTGTTGTCTTtgttgagaaagaaaatgtgtgtatCACAACTCTTGGATACTATAAggttatttcaaaacagaaagattgGACATTTGCCAACTACCTTAACAGAATTATCTGGAAAATAAGATATGTTTGATGATATTAACGCtgcattgaaaaagaaaacttcataaTCTGTGAGGCTAAAGTTAAGGGGAAGCACAGGCTAAGTATgtgtgaaatgttttcaaaacagaaagtatCAAACCCCACTAAGTCAAGGCATGAGAAGAGTCAAGTTTACAGGATGCTAGTagactatgaaaaaaatattattagctGCAAGATGAAGGTTTCATTGCAGCTTCTGGAAGTAAAGGTAAACAGAATTCTAAATAATAGTGCTTTTAGATAACCTGGAAAGTAAGAATCTGACATACTGTCTTCAGAACCTTGTCTTATGTCTATCTGAAATCAAGTAAAAGTGATGTGTGATGAAACAGtgttaaaatgaataaaaatggtTAAACAGATGGAAAAGTTGCTTTGTTAGGAAGTACCGTAATTTTGACAGGCATTCAACCAGTTTTTGGGGTCATGATtagtatttcagagaaaagaatatGCTGTTAAGCATGTCACTTTTAGAATTTGACATAATTTAGAATATAGTGAACATACACTAACTTTTTAGCAATAGAACCTACATGTAACTGAAGAATGACtttgaatgaatgaaaaagtgatcatctaaattaaagaaattgtTTTGGAGTCAGTTACTCTTCATCAGACCGCTAGTAACTGTATTCTTGTGAGaagctctttgaa comes from Falco naumanni isolate bFalNau1 chromosome 1, bFalNau1.pat, whole genome shotgun sequence and encodes:
- the CLRN2 gene encoding clarin-2; protein product: MPGCFKKTLFALASLVSFVSFILIVVAMGTPKWMTGKILCKTGADLVNATDPELVKFIGEIYYGLFQGGKIRQCGLGGRRSKFTIFPHMVKKLNTGLHVMIIMFLCVAIFFSLVSFGFCILNAIKVPYRAIKGPAGVGLWNFLAGGFIVLAVTSFMAAVKLHQLTERIANFRENAFQFVILEEEFEDCFWVCVASATAHAVNLLLVAISGINFPKIKTKTEEANVTAEDIMY